From the genome of bacterium, one region includes:
- a CDS encoding glycosyltransferase, protein DFTYVGDAVKATAEVLARGLTSGTYNVASGKTVSLAELTASIEKVLGKKADVTRAPHQRGDVRATHGDITALGKEIGYDPATTLEEGLAAQAAWMEKEALRETPATAAARRPVRPPKLSVIIVNYNAGHVIHEAIDSCWRNPPADGELEIIVVDNASSDGSAQALAARDDIVFIRNRQNLGYAAANNQGLAAARGDYFMLLNPDVEVSPGVFDKLVDFLDENPDAGIVGPALVSPAGRLQESYRRFPNLLHLVGSRRSLIYRFWPRNPFSRQGFYGNLELDGPVKVDFIAGAAMMFKRELVDFIGPLDPEYFMYVEDADFSRRARDAGYYTYLLPNLAVLHLWGESAALHPYRIVFIHHISMMRYLRMHQPLQFALYILLLPLVGVHLLFELLYAWRATRRRKKQLAAEREAGAPGEEPAAPSDGV, encoded by the coding sequence GACTTCACGTACGTGGGCGACGCCGTGAAGGCCACCGCGGAAGTGCTGGCTCGAGGCCTAACGTCGGGGACGTACAACGTAGCGTCCGGGAAGACGGTGTCGCTGGCGGAGCTCACCGCGTCCATCGAGAAGGTGTTGGGCAAAAAGGCCGACGTCACCCGGGCGCCCCATCAACGCGGCGACGTCCGCGCTACCCACGGCGACATAACGGCGCTGGGGAAAGAGATAGGCTACGACCCGGCCACGACGCTGGAGGAGGGGCTGGCGGCCCAAGCGGCCTGGATGGAGAAGGAGGCGTTGAGGGAAACGCCGGCGACGGCCGCGGCGCGGCGGCCCGTACGCCCGCCCAAGCTGTCCGTCATTATCGTCAACTACAACGCCGGCCACGTCATACACGAAGCTATCGATTCCTGTTGGCGCAATCCGCCCGCCGACGGCGAGTTGGAGATAATAGTAGTGGACAACGCGTCGTCGGACGGCTCGGCGCAAGCGCTCGCGGCGCGGGACGACATCGTCTTCATCCGCAACCGCCAGAACCTGGGTTACGCCGCGGCCAACAACCAGGGCCTCGCCGCGGCCCGGGGCGATTACTTCATGCTGCTCAACCCGGACGTGGAAGTGTCCCCCGGCGTCTTCGACAAACTCGTCGACTTCCTGGACGAAAACCCGGACGCCGGCATCGTGGGGCCCGCGCTGGTGAGCCCGGCGGGGCGGCTCCAGGAATCGTACCGCCGCTTCCCCAACCTCCTCCACCTCGTCGGCAGCCGTCGCTCGCTCATCTACCGCTTCTGGCCCCGCAACCCGTTCTCGCGCCAGGGCTTCTACGGCAACCTCGAGCTCGACGGCCCGGTGAAGGTGGACTTCATCGCCGGCGCCGCCATGATGTTCAAACGCGAGCTCGTCGACTTCATCGGGCCGCTGGACCCCGAGTACTTCATGTACGTCGAGGACGCCGACTTCAGCCGACGGGCGCGCGACGCAGGCTACTACACCTACCTGCTGCCGAACCTCGCGGTCCTCCACCTCTGGGGCGAGTCCGCGGCGCTGCACCCGTACCGCATCGTCTTCATCCACCACATCTCGATGATGCGGTATTTGAGGATGCACCAGCCGCTCCAGTTCGCGCTGTACATACTCCTCCTGCCGCTGGTGGGCGTCCACCTCCTCTTCGAGCTGCTATACGCGTGGCGCGCGACGCGCCGCCGCAAAAAACAGCTCGCCGCGGAGCGAGAGGCCGGCGCGCCGGGAGAGGAGCCCGCGGCGCCGTCGGACGGGGTTTAG
- a CDS encoding asparagine synthetase B, protein MRTGRRPGTFDRAKVLLLIFAAAATYPAATVATYLLIPMDDAQADHLRAYGICYEALLRGARAEWLLNYRGGSFLVADFEGLPELCLERGVTAEYVADPGPIYAVIEAGNMEAVPLTKAPRVALYAPANEEMWDDAVMLALDYAQIPYDVIWNDVVLSGGLYQYDWLHLHHEDFTGQFGKFYGSFAGTPWYDAMEAQYRTEAAAAGYPSVSAYMGAAAEAVERYVAGGGFLFAMCAAADTLDIALAARDVDVVAEVFDDTPVDPRANELLAYGRTLAFTDFAVLPNPYVYEYSDIDTPRSISPAADPMNPGSFTLFEFSAKADTVPTILTQNHRSRITEFMGQTTAFTRATVKKSVVILATMDGYEEAKYVYGNHGEGFFSFLGGHDPEDFQHFIGELPTDLRFHKNSPGYRLILNNILFPAVRREELKT, encoded by the coding sequence GTGAGAACCGGGAGGCGACCCGGAACGTTCGACAGAGCGAAAGTTCTCCTCTTAATATTCGCCGCGGCCGCAACCTACCCCGCCGCGACCGTCGCGACGTATCTCCTTATACCCATGGACGACGCGCAGGCCGACCACCTGCGCGCGTATGGCATCTGCTACGAGGCGCTGCTGCGGGGCGCCCGGGCGGAGTGGCTGCTCAACTACCGCGGCGGCTCCTTCCTCGTCGCGGACTTCGAGGGCTTGCCGGAGCTCTGCCTGGAGCGCGGCGTGACCGCCGAGTACGTCGCCGACCCCGGCCCCATCTACGCCGTGATCGAAGCCGGCAACATGGAAGCGGTCCCGCTCACCAAAGCGCCGCGCGTGGCGCTGTACGCGCCGGCCAACGAGGAGATGTGGGACGACGCCGTGATGCTGGCGCTCGACTACGCGCAGATTCCCTACGACGTAATCTGGAACGACGTCGTCCTGAGCGGCGGCCTGTACCAGTACGACTGGCTGCACCTGCACCACGAGGACTTCACCGGCCAGTTCGGAAAATTTTACGGCTCGTTCGCCGGTACGCCGTGGTACGACGCGATGGAGGCACAGTACCGCACGGAGGCCGCGGCCGCCGGCTACCCGTCCGTCTCCGCGTATATGGGCGCCGCGGCCGAGGCCGTCGAACGCTACGTCGCGGGAGGCGGCTTCCTGTTCGCGATGTGCGCCGCCGCGGACACGCTGGACATCGCGCTCGCGGCCCGCGACGTCGACGTCGTCGCCGAAGTCTTCGACGACACGCCCGTCGACCCGCGCGCGAACGAGCTCCTGGCCTACGGCCGCACGCTGGCCTTCACCGACTTCGCGGTCCTTCCCAACCCTTACGTATACGAATACTCCGACATTGACACGCCGCGCTCGATCTCGCCGGCGGCGGACCCGATGAACCCGGGGTCTTTCACGCTCTTCGAATTCAGCGCCAAAGCCGACACCGTTCCCACCATCCTCACCCAAAACCACCGCTCGAGGATTACGGAGTTCATGGGCCAGACGACGGCGTTCACGCGCGCGACCGTCAAGAAGAGCGTCGTCATCCTCGCGACGATGGACGGCTACGAGGAGGCGAAGTACGTCTACGGCAACCACGGCGAGGGCTTCTTCTCGTTCCTCGGCGGCCACGACCCGGAGGACTTCCAACACTTCATCGGCGAGCTGCCTACCGACCTCCGCTTCCATAAAAATTCCCCCGGCTACCGCCTTATCCTCAACAACATCCTCTTCCCCGCGGTCCGGCGCGAGGAGTTGAAGACCTGA
- a CDS encoding alpha/beta hydrolase, whose product MRRGGWKLWLAAVVAAAAACGGSSDVVVHKDIAYYDGPSHDDKKHLLDLYLPADAEDFPVLLFIHGGGWRHGYKDGIFNPYHRLGKGLARRGVGVAVATYRLAPRHKFPAQLEDVARATRWVYENIGEYGGDPRRLFLCGHSAGAHLVALATLDERYLEAEGLPPDAVAGVIGISGPYDVEYMWEEGGWFARWYFLKPTFGDDATARAEASAPNYARNDAPPFLLIYAERDHAGLAAQAHRLAGALAARGVQTPVHDVAGRNHLTIIYNAGSDDDATTTLILDFIESRQTPLAENGSVPE is encoded by the coding sequence ATGCGGCGCGGCGGTTGGAAGCTTTGGCTCGCGGCAGTAGTCGCCGCGGCGGCGGCCTGCGGCGGCTCGAGCGACGTCGTCGTCCACAAGGATATAGCGTACTACGACGGCCCGAGCCACGACGACAAGAAGCACCTGCTCGACCTCTACCTTCCGGCCGACGCGGAGGACTTCCCCGTCCTGCTCTTCATCCACGGCGGCGGCTGGCGCCACGGCTACAAGGACGGGATATTCAATCCCTACCATCGCCTGGGCAAGGGCCTGGCGCGGCGGGGCGTGGGCGTCGCGGTCGCGACGTACCGGCTGGCGCCCAGGCACAAGTTCCCGGCTCAGCTCGAGGACGTCGCCCGGGCTACGCGGTGGGTATACGAGAACATCGGGGAATACGGCGGCGACCCGCGGCGGCTCTTCCTGTGCGGCCACTCGGCCGGCGCTCACCTGGTCGCGCTCGCCACGCTCGACGAACGGTACCTGGAAGCGGAGGGCTTGCCGCCGGACGCCGTGGCCGGCGTCATAGGCATCAGCGGCCCGTACGACGTCGAGTATATGTGGGAGGAGGGAGGCTGGTTCGCACGATGGTATTTTCTTAAGCCGACCTTCGGCGACGACGCGACGGCTCGAGCCGAGGCCTCGGCCCCGAATTACGCCCGTAACGACGCGCCGCCGTTCCTGCTAATCTACGCCGAGCGCGACCACGCCGGCCTGGCCGCGCAGGCGCACCGGCTGGCCGGGGCGCTCGCGGCTCGAGGCGTCCAAACCCCCGTCCACGACGTCGCGGGCCGCAACCATTTAACGATTATCTACAACGCGGGGAGCGACGACGACGCGACGACGACGTTAATTTTAGATTTCATAGAAAGCCGGCAAACCCCTCTCGCCGAAAACGGCTCAGTACCCGAATAA
- the rodA gene encoding rod shape-determining protein RodA: MGTLYDIGRRVDLPLLGATFLLSAVGLAAVYSAASGGEIFFKQLLWVGLGWVALLLAVAVPYRALVKISWALYVLALAALALLAARAVSQGGVAQRWLSLGPFTFQPSEFAKIATVLTLALVLDVFRRLESLPQFILPVAVAAAPAALIAVEPDLGTAAVFVPLLFACLYWAGAPVTYLLLLLSPLAAFLVSFKLIAFLIFLGVVVAIALAARARWWERAFAVGANVVAGAATPLLWGLLKEYQRARILSFLSPTADPHGAGYSIIQAKIALGSGRLFGKGFLEGSQVHCQFVPAGHTDFVLSAWGEEWGFAGCLLVVALFAVVVFRSFLIAYRAGDRRGGILAFGLGTLFFTQFVVNAAMAVGLIPVTGLPLPFMSYGGSATISSFIAVGLILNVKLRRERVAEQMRLFGY, from the coding sequence GTGGGCACGCTGTACGACATCGGGCGCCGGGTGGACTTGCCCCTCCTGGGCGCGACCTTTCTGCTGAGCGCCGTCGGCCTGGCGGCCGTTTATTCCGCGGCGTCGGGCGGCGAGATATTTTTCAAACAGCTCCTGTGGGTGGGGTTGGGGTGGGTGGCTTTGTTGTTGGCGGTGGCGGTACCTTACCGCGCGTTGGTGAAAATCTCCTGGGCGTTATACGTACTGGCGTTGGCGGCGCTGGCGCTGCTCGCGGCCCGGGCCGTGTCGCAGGGCGGTGTCGCGCAGCGGTGGCTTTCGCTGGGCCCGTTCACCTTCCAACCGTCGGAGTTCGCGAAGATAGCGACGGTGCTGACGCTCGCGCTCGTCCTCGACGTCTTCCGCCGTCTGGAAAGCCTTCCCCAATTCATATTGCCGGTGGCGGTGGCCGCGGCGCCGGCGGCGCTGATAGCGGTCGAGCCGGACCTGGGGACCGCGGCGGTCTTCGTGCCGTTGCTCTTCGCTTGCCTCTACTGGGCGGGCGCGCCGGTTACGTACTTGTTATTGCTGCTTTCCCCGCTGGCGGCGTTTTTAGTATCGTTCAAACTAATCGCCTTCCTGATATTCCTGGGCGTCGTCGTCGCGATAGCGCTGGCGGCCCGGGCGCGGTGGTGGGAGCGGGCGTTCGCCGTCGGCGCGAACGTCGTGGCCGGGGCGGCGACGCCCCTCCTGTGGGGGCTGCTCAAGGAATACCAGCGGGCGCGCATCCTATCCTTCCTCTCGCCTACCGCCGACCCCCACGGCGCCGGTTATTCCATCATCCAGGCCAAGATCGCGCTGGGCTCGGGGCGGCTGTTCGGCAAGGGCTTCCTGGAGGGCAGCCAGGTCCACTGCCAGTTCGTTCCCGCGGGCCACACCGACTTCGTGCTGTCGGCGTGGGGCGAGGAGTGGGGTTTCGCCGGGTGCCTGTTGGTAGTCGCGCTGTTCGCCGTCGTCGTCTTCCGCTCGTTCCTCATCGCCTATCGCGCCGGCGACCGCCGCGGCGGCATCTTGGCCTTCGGCCTGGGCACCCTCTTCTTCACGCAGTTCGTCGTGAACGCGGCGATGGCGGTGGGGCTTATCCCCGTCACGGGCCTGCCGCTGCCGTTCATGTCGTACGGCGGCTCGGCGACGATATCGTCGTTCATCGCCGTCGGGTTAATATTGAACGTGAAGCTGCGCCGCGAGAGGGTGGCGGAGCAGATGAGGTTATTCGGGTACTGA
- the mrdA gene encoding penicillin-binding protein 2: MASKGRLVAAAAVAGVVFGVLTFRVADLQLASGDDFYALSQQNRLRRIPVRAPRGRVYDRNGDILAGNKPSYALLWMLPSAEAVPAAALERSASYLATTPAALAATIEENREFPYEPAEVSSGLTSGELFAFEEVRARYPEMTVVSRPRRYYPHGSLACHLLGYVGEIGPERLAALKAHGYGLGDTVGLAGMEYSYEEYLRGRDGFEAVAVNALEKKLGLEYAEETAPPRAGYDLHTTIDLGLQRLIEGLLAGRRGAIIVMNPENGDVWALASSPAVDPNDFAGGLSAARWAAYATAPDHPLLNRAIQCSYPPGSTFKLVTASAALEEGLVRIDEKMPLPCGGVFRYGRWLFHCWKPSGHGPLDIAGGLKNSCNVFFFQVGLRVGIDNLNKYAGVYGYGAATGIPIPHENRGLIPSRERLERKWGKKWPRGEVLNNAIGQGQVLLTPIQELVAFCAFANGGRLYRPRLVTRAVDGDGVVRASFPPEVRGVATLKPATRETMLRGLIGVVNRYGVNAHYLAGKTGSAENPFGDTHAWFTGFAPAYEPKVAVCILVENGGYGESYMKWGKEVVGYCRENIIGEAAWPQPPAGVTPADMEKSKPDQEVAG, translated from the coding sequence ATGGCGTCTAAGGGAAGATTGGTCGCCGCGGCGGCCGTCGCCGGCGTGGTATTCGGCGTCCTCACTTTCCGGGTCGCGGACCTCCAGCTCGCGTCCGGCGACGACTTCTACGCGCTCAGCCAGCAGAACCGCTTGCGCCGCATCCCGGTACGCGCGCCGCGCGGCCGCGTCTACGACCGGAACGGCGACATCCTCGCCGGCAATAAACCATCGTACGCGCTGCTGTGGATGTTGCCCTCGGCGGAGGCGGTGCCGGCGGCCGCGCTCGAGCGTTCGGCTTCGTATCTCGCGACGACGCCGGCGGCCCTCGCCGCCACCATCGAGGAGAACCGCGAGTTCCCGTACGAGCCCGCCGAGGTCTCGAGCGGCCTGACATCCGGGGAGCTCTTCGCTTTCGAGGAGGTGCGGGCCCGCTACCCGGAGATGACGGTCGTCTCGCGGCCGCGGCGCTACTATCCCCACGGCTCGCTGGCCTGCCACCTGCTGGGGTACGTGGGGGAAATAGGCCCCGAGCGGCTGGCGGCGCTGAAGGCTCACGGGTACGGCCTGGGGGATACCGTCGGCCTGGCGGGAATGGAGTACTCGTACGAGGAGTATTTGCGCGGCCGCGACGGCTTCGAGGCGGTCGCGGTTAATGCCCTCGAGAAGAAGTTGGGGTTGGAGTACGCGGAAGAGACGGCGCCGCCGCGCGCCGGATACGATTTACACACGACGATTGACCTGGGCCTGCAGCGGCTCATCGAGGGGCTGCTCGCCGGGCGGCGCGGCGCCATAATAGTGATGAACCCCGAGAACGGCGACGTGTGGGCGCTCGCCTCCTCGCCCGCGGTCGACCCCAACGATTTCGCCGGCGGCCTGTCGGCGGCCAGGTGGGCGGCGTACGCCACCGCCCCCGACCATCCCCTGCTCAACCGCGCCATCCAGTGCTCATATCCCCCCGGGTCGACGTTCAAACTGGTTACCGCCAGCGCGGCGTTGGAGGAGGGGCTCGTCCGCATCGACGAGAAGATGCCGCTGCCGTGCGGCGGCGTCTTCCGCTATGGCCGGTGGCTCTTCCACTGTTGGAAGCCTTCCGGCCACGGCCCGCTCGACATCGCCGGCGGCCTCAAGAATTCCTGCAACGTCTTCTTCTTCCAGGTGGGCCTCCGCGTCGGCATCGATAACCTCAACAAATACGCCGGGGTGTACGGCTACGGCGCCGCGACCGGTATTCCCATCCCGCACGAGAACCGCGGCCTGATACCCAGCCGCGAGAGGCTCGAGCGCAAATGGGGTAAGAAGTGGCCGCGGGGCGAGGTTCTCAACAATGCCATAGGCCAGGGCCAGGTTCTGCTGACGCCCATACAGGAGCTCGTGGCCTTCTGCGCTTTCGCCAACGGCGGCCGCCTGTACAGGCCGCGCCTCGTCACGCGCGCGGTGGACGGCGACGGCGTGGTGCGGGCGTCGTTCCCGCCCGAGGTGCGCGGCGTGGCGACCCTCAAGCCGGCGACCCGCGAGACGATGCTGCGCGGCCTCATCGGCGTCGTTAACCGCTACGGCGTGAACGCCCATTACCTCGCCGGCAAGACCGGCTCGGCCGAGAACCCGTTCGGCGATACTCACGCCTGGTTCACCGGTTTCGCGCCGGCGTACGAACCCAAGGTCGCGGTGTGCATCCTGGTGGAGAACGGCGGCTACGGCGAGTCGTACATGAAATGGGGTAAGGAGGTCGTCGGCTATTGCCGGGAGAATATTATCGGCGAGGCGGCGTGGCCGCAACCGCCGGCCGGCGTTACGCCCGCCGATATGGAGAAGAGTAAACCCGACCAAGAGGTCGCCGGCTAG
- a CDS encoding polyphenol oxidase family protein yields the protein MIPENEFAPQELAGEAGALWLDSVPAFDGVKAAFATKETLRQGAAASFEGKPLDGDGRINEEYVARLCATLGFPYGRLATCRQVHGTEICRVAVAERRWCGECDGLATDVVNAPLAVFTADCVPIVMWAARPGALAVLHAGWRGTLAKIVGAGVSRLEKFWAARAEEVAVFLGPAVGPCCYDVGDDVARAAEAAFGKRAGQVLLEEGGKRRLDLHRANELAAQEAGVLPENVYRVATCTFCEEELLESRRRDGNAAGRLMAIAALAATEAEDRGNGV from the coding sequence TTGATACCCGAAAACGAGTTTGCGCCGCAGGAGCTGGCCGGCGAGGCGGGCGCGTTGTGGCTCGATAGCGTGCCGGCCTTCGACGGCGTAAAGGCCGCGTTCGCGACCAAAGAAACGCTGCGGCAGGGCGCCGCGGCGTCGTTCGAAGGGAAGCCGCTCGACGGGGACGGCCGCATAAACGAGGAGTACGTCGCGCGGTTGTGCGCCACGTTGGGGTTTCCGTACGGCCGCCTGGCTACGTGCCGCCAGGTGCACGGGACCGAGATATGCCGCGTTGCCGTCGCGGAGCGGCGGTGGTGCGGCGAGTGCGACGGCCTCGCGACGGACGTCGTTAATGCGCCGCTCGCGGTGTTCACGGCCGACTGCGTGCCGATAGTGATGTGGGCCGCGCGGCCGGGGGCGCTGGCGGTCTTGCACGCCGGCTGGCGGGGGACGTTGGCCAAAATAGTCGGCGCGGGGGTCTCGCGCCTCGAAAAGTTTTGGGCGGCTCGAGCCGAAGAGGTCGCCGTCTTCCTGGGCCCCGCCGTCGGCCCCTGCTGCTACGACGTCGGCGACGACGTCGCCCGGGCGGCGGAAGCGGCGTTCGGCAAACGCGCCGGCCAGGTTTTATTAGAGGAAGGCGGGAAGCGCCGGCTGGACCTCCACCGCGCCAACGAGCTCGCGGCGCAGGAGGCGGGCGTCCTCCCGGAGAACGTCTACCGCGTCGCGACGTGCACCTTTTGCGAAGAGGAGTTGCTCGAGTCGCGGCGGCGCGACGGTAACGCCGCGGGGCGCCTGATGGCCATAGCCGCGCTCGCGGCGACGGAGGCCGAGGACCGGGGGAATGGCGTCTAA
- a CDS encoding outer membrane beta-barrel protein translates to MRKITFATVWAVAAVAAASALEVGVGAFYAPARVVGYVDETREYSNKEFSMHGFKGRATVGIYEGFSVGFGLGYNNLIYREDLLWLEEQEAVESIPMFILTVGGDYAFPLGPFRPYAGGGAALAREHAEGSFHETVDWYGGLYVEGGARYFLTNSLALEAAPRYTVLFDEPVLYDDLNLPGFVRSEHRSQLIELLIGFNYYF, encoded by the coding sequence ATGCGTAAAATAACTTTCGCGACGGTATGGGCGGTGGCGGCCGTCGCCGCGGCGTCGGCGCTGGAGGTGGGCGTCGGCGCCTTCTACGCGCCGGCTCGGGTAGTCGGCTACGTAGACGAAACGAGAGAATACAGCAATAAGGAATTCAGCATGCACGGCTTCAAGGGGCGCGCCACGGTAGGTATTTACGAAGGCTTTAGCGTAGGATTCGGTTTGGGTTACAACAACCTCATCTACCGCGAAGACCTCCTCTGGCTCGAAGAACAAGAAGCCGTAGAATCCATACCCATGTTCATCTTGACGGTCGGCGGCGACTACGCGTTCCCTCTTGGCCCCTTTCGGCCGTACGCCGGCGGTGGCGCGGCGCTCGCGCGCGAACATGCCGAAGGCAGTTTCCACGAAACGGTAGATTGGTACGGCGGCCTGTACGTCGAGGGCGGCGCGCGTTACTTCCTAACAAACAGCTTGGCGCTGGAGGCCGCGCCGCGTTACACGGTCCTATTCGACGAGCCGGTGCTATACGACGACTTAAATTTACCCGGTTTCGTCCGGTCCGAGCACCGGAGCCAGTTAATCGAGCTGCTGATAGGTTTTAACTACTACTTCTAA